Proteins found in one Candidatus Limnocylindria bacterium genomic segment:
- a CDS encoding TIGR03620 family F420-dependent LLM class oxidoreductase produces the protein MPLTAATPTMSDHDQARTWAKRLGRVGAWTLDVERLSAAAAREYVRELEGLDIRALWIPETLGSKEIFAHAGLLMAASERLVIAAGIANMWARDATAMANGHRALSEAYPGRFLLGIGVSDAGVVKLRGASYDKPIESMTRYLDAMNSAPYTGAPPPEPPGRVLAALGPRMLRLAAERTIGAHPYFVPIEHTAVARKELGPGPLLAVEQAAVLSKDPTLARATARRHLKRYLSLENYANSLKRLGWSDADLANDGSDRLVDAIVVWGDAGDVRARVEKHLASGADHVCVQVLRADLKGHPLAEWRALAPALL, from the coding sequence GTGCCGCTTACGGCCGCGACGCCGACCATGAGCGACCACGACCAGGCCCGCACGTGGGCCAAGCGTCTGGGTCGGGTCGGCGCGTGGACGCTTGATGTCGAGCGGCTCTCCGCCGCGGCGGCGCGCGAGTACGTCCGGGAGCTTGAGGGCCTCGACATTCGCGCCTTGTGGATCCCGGAGACGCTCGGTAGCAAAGAGATCTTCGCGCACGCGGGTCTGCTGATGGCTGCGAGTGAGCGACTCGTCATCGCCGCCGGCATCGCGAACATGTGGGCGCGCGACGCGACCGCGATGGCGAACGGGCACCGTGCGCTCTCCGAGGCGTACCCGGGACGCTTCCTGCTCGGCATCGGTGTGAGCGACGCCGGTGTGGTGAAGCTACGCGGCGCGTCGTACGACAAACCGATCGAGAGCATGACGCGCTATCTGGACGCGATGAATAGCGCGCCATACACCGGTGCGCCTCCGCCCGAGCCGCCCGGCCGCGTGCTCGCCGCGCTCGGGCCGCGGATGCTCCGTCTCGCCGCAGAGCGAACGATCGGCGCGCATCCCTATTTCGTACCGATCGAGCACACAGCGGTCGCGCGCAAGGAGCTCGGCCCCGGTCCGCTCCTCGCGGTCGAGCAGGCCGCGGTCCTCTCGAAGGACCCGACCCTCGCACGCGCGACGGCGCGAAGGCACCTGAAGCGCTACCTGTCGCTCGAGAACTACGCGAACAGCTTGAAGCGCCTTGGCTGGAGCGACGCGGACCTCGCGAACGACGGGAGCGACAGGCTGGTGGATGCGATCGTGGTCTGGGGCGACGCTGGCGACGTCCGCGCCCGCGTCGAGAAGCATCTCGCCAGCGGCGCGGACCACGTTTGCGTGCAAGTGTTGCGCGCCGATCTGAAGGGGCACCCACTCGCGGAATGGCGCGCACTCGCGCCTGCGCTGCTCTAG
- a CDS encoding NifU family protein, with protein MPDLKERVAAKIAEMRPYLERSGGKVDLVDVEDGIAKLRVELTRPGPSRLVASLQLKSGVERALRTDIPELRGVEAVNLPPYSELGWDQTDFRPTELPLPSDLDGDR; from the coding sequence ATGCCCGACCTCAAAGAGCGCGTCGCCGCGAAGATCGCCGAGATGCGCCCCTACCTCGAGCGAAGTGGCGGCAAGGTCGATCTCGTCGATGTCGAGGACGGCATCGCGAAGCTGCGCGTGGAGCTCACGCGACCCGGTCCGAGCCGCCTGGTCGCATCGCTGCAGCTCAAGAGCGGCGTCGAGCGGGCGCTGCGCACCGATATCCCGGAGCTGCGCGGCGTCGAGGCCGTGAACCTGCCGCCGTACTCGGAGCTTGGCTGGGACCAGACAGATTTCCGTCCGACGGAGCTCCCGCTGCCGTCAGACCTCGACGGGGACCGCTAG